The Desmonostoc muscorum LEGE 12446 genome includes a region encoding these proteins:
- a CDS encoding class 1 isoprenoid biosynthesis enzyme, translating into MLDSYDPQLKVIVAEAVSSIYDNMQTSVPFMTKNAGEWMQQLSGTAKMEDYFLHPVAFPMFLLPWWVEKTLQPQLNEALQTAIAYSTANGYYYIRLIDNLMDGDADTPLSLLPALNFFHSQFQHSYYHYFPSNHTFWNLFHQVWFRSGESAMEDAHQTDIDLARFQQIAAQKVCAAKIPIAAVCYYHHQPELIQPWSNFVDLLGCWHQMSNDLFDWVKDSAHQSKTYFLCEAARQKLPQESLTVWVMRYGFNWACELLQTWMAELQKQAISLHSPDLSHYLTQREQMFLYKRDEVMTGFKSMNHLLNVLG; encoded by the coding sequence ATGCTTGATTCCTATGATCCCCAGTTAAAAGTAATTGTTGCCGAAGCAGTCAGTAGCATATATGACAATATGCAGACCTCGGTTCCTTTCATGACAAAAAACGCTGGTGAATGGATGCAGCAACTGTCTGGTACAGCTAAGATGGAGGACTATTTTCTCCATCCCGTAGCTTTTCCCATGTTTTTATTGCCTTGGTGGGTGGAAAAAACGCTACAACCCCAGCTAAATGAAGCTTTGCAAACAGCGATCGCCTACTCAACTGCCAACGGTTATTATTACATTCGCCTAATCGATAATTTGATGGATGGTGATGCTGATACACCACTATCACTGCTACCAGCTTTAAATTTCTTTCATAGCCAATTTCAACACAGCTATTATCATTATTTCCCCTCTAACCACACCTTTTGGAATTTATTTCACCAAGTCTGGTTTCGTTCTGGTGAATCAGCAATGGAAGATGCTCACCAAACAGATATTGACTTAGCTCGTTTTCAGCAAATCGCTGCCCAAAAAGTCTGTGCTGCCAAAATTCCCATCGCTGCTGTTTGCTATTACCATCACCAACCAGAACTAATTCAACCTTGGTCAAATTTTGTGGATTTACTAGGATGCTGGCATCAGATGAGTAATGATTTATTCGATTGGGTGAAAGACTCAGCACATCAAAGTAAAACCTACTTTTTGTGTGAAGCTGCACGTCAAAAGTTACCCCAGGAATCTCTCACGGTTTGGGTGATGCGCTACGGTTTCAATTGGGCTTGTGAATTACTGCAAACTTGGATGGCAGAACTACAAAAACAAGCCATCAGTTTACATAGTCCTGATTTAAGTCATTATCTCACCCAACGCGAACAAATGTTTCTCTACAAACGGGATGAAGTGATGACAGGCTTCAAAAGTATGAACCATTTATTAAATGTTTTGGGGTGA
- a CDS encoding ImmA/IrrE family metallo-endopeptidase: protein MSTLAINAPQKSEQSADLEFNLFDLAQQYFYLIKQEYAEYGIQVNPATRLHPTTGFLSYYDLQDKQIYLSLPDHISSATKLRQLLLRSLYGFGTNEELYTLARLLLPHTIAHELAHALRHDCGLFSNNLWHEEQLANQLAIIAIRRYRSSAEQQQLLTLLEQVITHLSIKFGTPDTAVNTYRNFWQGLRINNQIENTLWEHLKLNQKLFNAESNEVLCQSNKLSHELVAKLQQRTAGINQINNQYAANQSQYMYYQFYWIYLDLKNSDNFYIEEFIQQHLNLAVGRLS from the coding sequence ATGAGTACGTTGGCAATAAATGCACCTCAGAAATCTGAACAATCTGCTGATTTAGAATTTAATTTATTTGATTTAGCACAACAATATTTTTATTTAATCAAACAGGAATATGCCGAATACGGTATCCAGGTGAATCCAGCAACTCGTTTACACCCAACAACAGGGTTTTTATCTTATTACGATTTGCAAGACAAGCAAATTTATCTGTCACTACCAGATCACATCTCGTCAGCCACAAAACTACGACAACTGCTATTGCGATCGCTTTATGGTTTTGGTACAAACGAGGAACTATACACCCTAGCACGTTTATTGCTACCTCATACCATAGCCCATGAACTAGCTCACGCCTTACGCCATGACTGCGGTTTATTTAGTAATAACCTGTGGCATGAGGAACAACTGGCAAATCAACTGGCAATAATAGCCATCAGACGCTATCGCTCATCTGCTGAACAACAGCAACTTCTAACTTTACTCGAACAGGTAATTACTCATCTATCAATAAAGTTTGGTACACCAGACACGGCGGTTAATACTTATCGAAATTTCTGGCAAGGTTTACGAATTAACAATCAGATTGAAAATACTCTTTGGGAGCATCTGAAACTTAATCAAAAGTTATTCAACGCAGAGTCAAATGAGGTATTATGTCAAAGCAATAAACTGAGCCATGAGTTGGTAGCAAAGCTGCAACAGAGAACAGCAGGGATTAACCAAATTAACAATCAGTATGCTGCTAACCAGTCACAGTATATGTACTATCAATTTTACTGGATTTATCTTGACCTCAAAAATTCTGATAACTTTTATATTGAAGAATTTATACAGCAACATCTCAATTTAGCAGTTGGTAGGTTGAGTTGA